A section of the Candidatus Eisenbacteria bacterium genome encodes:
- a CDS encoding APC family permease: MPDLKKLLLGRPRDIWDPKIFHRLTLVAVLAWVGLGADGLSSSAYGPEEAFKALGTHRYLAVYLAAMTAGTVLLISYAYSRIIEVFPSGGGGYVVATKLLGPRAGVTSGAALLIDYALTISISVASGVDALFSLAPPEMQPWKLPVEVGVVCLLVLMNLRGVRESVTALAPIFFVFLASHALLIAGGFTQGLGHVARLQQEVAQGTRSDLQTMGWFALLALLFRAYSLGGGTYTGIEAVSNGLPMMREPRVETAKKTMAYMAGSLALTAGGILLCYQLLDIRHVPGQTMNAVLAARYADSWHFNWHWAPQALGHGFVWVVLVSEALLLFVAAQTGFLDGPRVMANMAVDSWFPHRFAALSERLTMQNGVLLMAAAALGTLAYTRGRVDLLVVMYSINVFLTFSLSQLGMIRYWLLARGRREHWKRHMPAHLLGFVLCAGILVVTILEKFREGAWVTLACTVALVGVCSWIRRHYRKVGENMAELDRILGDLPAEPAVAPQPMRRGGPTAVLLVSGYNGLGIHSLLGLLRFFPRHYANVVFVSVGVLDSATFKGVEETEALRESVEAGLARYVQLAGRLGLSAETRSALSTEAVEEAERLCRDAVRDYPGAIVFASKLIFERETLLQRVLHNETAYAIQRRLQFSGIPTVVLPMRVRV, translated from the coding sequence ATGCCGGATCTGAAGAAGCTGCTGCTGGGCCGCCCCCGCGACATCTGGGACCCGAAGATCTTCCACCGCCTCACCCTCGTCGCGGTGCTCGCGTGGGTGGGCCTCGGCGCCGACGGCCTCTCCTCGTCCGCGTACGGTCCCGAGGAGGCCTTCAAGGCGCTCGGCACGCACCGCTACCTCGCGGTGTACCTCGCGGCCATGACCGCCGGCACCGTGCTGCTCATCTCCTACGCCTACAGCCGGATCATCGAAGTGTTCCCTTCCGGCGGAGGCGGGTACGTGGTGGCCACCAAGCTGCTCGGCCCGCGCGCCGGCGTGACCTCGGGCGCCGCGCTGCTGATCGACTACGCGCTGACCATCAGCATCTCGGTGGCCAGCGGCGTGGACGCCCTGTTCAGCCTGGCCCCGCCCGAAATGCAGCCCTGGAAGCTGCCGGTGGAAGTGGGCGTCGTGTGCCTGCTGGTGCTCATGAACCTGAGGGGTGTGCGGGAGTCGGTGACCGCGCTGGCGCCGATCTTCTTCGTGTTCCTGGCCTCGCACGCGCTGCTGATCGCGGGCGGGTTCACCCAGGGCCTGGGCCACGTGGCGCGGCTCCAGCAGGAGGTGGCCCAGGGCACCCGCTCCGACCTGCAGACCATGGGGTGGTTCGCCCTGCTGGCGCTTCTCTTCCGCGCCTACTCGCTGGGCGGGGGCACCTACACCGGCATCGAGGCGGTGTCCAACGGGCTGCCCATGATGCGCGAGCCGCGCGTGGAGACCGCCAAGAAGACCATGGCGTACATGGCCGGCTCGCTGGCGCTCACCGCCGGCGGCATCCTGCTGTGCTACCAGCTGCTCGACATCCGCCACGTTCCCGGGCAGACCATGAACGCGGTGCTGGCCGCGCGCTACGCCGACAGCTGGCACTTCAACTGGCACTGGGCGCCGCAGGCGCTGGGGCACGGCTTCGTGTGGGTGGTGCTGGTGTCCGAGGCGCTGCTGCTGTTCGTGGCGGCGCAGACGGGCTTCCTGGACGGGCCCCGGGTGATGGCCAACATGGCCGTGGACTCGTGGTTCCCGCACCGGTTCGCGGCGCTCTCCGAGCGGCTCACCATGCAGAACGGGGTGCTGCTGATGGCCGCGGCCGCCCTGGGAACGCTGGCCTACACGCGCGGGCGGGTGGACCTGCTGGTGGTGATGTACTCCATCAACGTGTTCCTGACCTTCTCGCTCTCGCAACTGGGGATGATCCGCTACTGGCTGCTGGCGCGCGGGCGCCGGGAGCACTGGAAGCGCCACATGCCGGCGCACCTGCTCGGTTTCGTGCTGTGCGCCGGGATCCTGGTGGTCACGATTCTGGAAAAGTTCCGGGAGGGCGCCTGGGTGACCCTCGCCTGCACCGTCGCGCTCGTGGGTGTGTGCTCGTGGATCCGCCGCCACTACCGGAAGGTGGGCGAGAACATGGCCGAGCTGGACCGCATCCTGGGCGACCTGCCCGCCGAGCCCGCGGTGGCGCCGCAGCCCATGCGCCGTGGCGGTCCCACCGCGGTGCTGCTGGTCTCCGGCTACAACGGCCTGGGCATCCACTCGCTCCTGGGGCTGCTGCGCTTCTTCCCCCGGCACTACGCCAATGTGGTCTTCGTCTCCGTGGGGGTGCTGGACTCCGCCACCTTCAAGGGAGTTGAGGAGACCGAGGCGCTTCGCGAAAGCGTCGAGGCCGGTCTCGCCCGGTACGTGCAGCTGGCCGGCCGGCTGGGTCTGTCCGCGGAGACGCGCTCGGCGCTGTCCACCGAGGCGGTGGAGGAGGCGGAGCGCCTGTGCCGGGACGCGGTCCGGGATTACCCCGGGGCCATCGTGTTCGCCAGCAAGCTGATCTTCGAGCGCGAGACGCTGCTCCAGCGCGTGTTGCACAACGAAACGGCCTACGCCATCCAGCGCCGCCTGCAGTTCAGCGGGATCCCCACCGTGGTGCTCCCGATGCGGGTGCGCGTCTGA
- a CDS encoding cyclic nucleotide-binding domain-containing protein, with the protein MTQTLESILGEHAFLRDISPEHLSLITGCASNVRFETGSTLFREGDEATQFFVVREGRVALDIFAPGRGPITIQTVAAGEVLGWSWLVPPYHWRFSARAVERTRAIALDGACLRSKCERDYALGYELLKRFTHIMSQRLDATRLQLLDVYGSTLPAGRRG; encoded by the coding sequence ATGACGCAGACCCTCGAGTCCATCCTGGGGGAGCACGCGTTCCTGCGGGACATCTCGCCGGAGCACCTCTCGCTCATTACCGGCTGCGCCTCCAACGTGCGCTTCGAGACCGGGTCCACCCTGTTCCGGGAAGGCGACGAAGCCACCCAGTTCTTCGTGGTCCGCGAGGGCCGCGTGGCCCTGGACATCTTCGCTCCCGGGCGCGGCCCCATCACCATCCAGACCGTGGCCGCGGGCGAGGTGCTCGGCTGGTCCTGGCTGGTGCCGCCCTACCACTGGCGCTTCTCGGCGCGCGCCGTGGAACGCACCCGGGCCATCGCCCTGGACGGCGCCTGCCTGCGCTCGAAGTGCGAGCGGGACTACGCGCTGGGCTACGAGCTGCTGAAGCGGTTCACGCACATCATGTCGCAGCGCCTGGACGCCACCCGGCTGCAGCTGCTCGACGTGTACGGCTCGACGCTGCCCGCTGGGAGACGCGGATGA
- a CDS encoding 4Fe-4S dicluster domain-containing protein — MSLAAPQASSVSSVLRVLDAQGLDALLQQIRSHGFELLGPTVRDGAILYDEIESVADLPRGWTDEQHGGSYRLIRRVDAALFGYTVGPRSWKHFLHPSSASLFRARRTPDGFRCEADTSAPRRMAFLGVRGCDLRAIELQDRVLMGGPHVDPAYKARRENALLVAVHCANAGTNCFCASMGAGPRAASGFDLALTELTDHGRHEFLLEVGSPSGQKVAEGLPGRTSTDQDTASAEAQARSAAATVRKSLPLERLKEKLYTSHLHPRWEKIAEKCLACGNCTQVCPTCFCTTVDDVTDLAAATTERRRRWDSCFSLEYSYIHGGSIRQSVGARYRQWLTHKLASWQDQYGSPGCSGCGRCITWCPVGIDITEEARAVTGGTPKGSASPAGGRR, encoded by the coding sequence ATGTCGCTGGCCGCGCCGCAAGCAAGCTCCGTCTCCTCCGTCCTGCGGGTCCTGGATGCGCAGGGCCTTGACGCACTCCTGCAGCAGATCCGATCCCACGGTTTCGAGTTGCTCGGGCCCACGGTCCGCGACGGCGCCATCCTCTATGATGAAATCGAGTCCGTCGCCGACCTGCCCCGCGGCTGGACCGACGAGCAGCACGGCGGTTCCTATCGCCTGATCCGTCGCGTGGACGCGGCGCTCTTCGGCTACACCGTCGGACCGCGCTCCTGGAAGCACTTCCTGCACCCCTCCTCCGCGTCCCTGTTCCGCGCTCGACGCACCCCGGACGGCTTTCGCTGCGAGGCGGACACCTCCGCGCCGCGGCGCATGGCGTTCCTGGGAGTGCGCGGGTGCGACCTGCGGGCCATCGAGCTCCAGGACCGGGTGCTGATGGGCGGTCCCCACGTGGACCCTGCCTACAAGGCCCGCCGGGAGAACGCGCTGCTGGTGGCGGTACACTGCGCAAACGCCGGGACCAACTGTTTCTGCGCCTCGATGGGAGCCGGCCCGCGCGCCGCATCCGGGTTCGACCTGGCGCTCACCGAGCTGACCGACCACGGCCGCCACGAGTTCCTGCTGGAAGTGGGCTCGCCCTCCGGGCAGAAGGTTGCGGAAGGGCTCCCCGGACGGACGTCCACGGACCAGGACACCGCCTCCGCCGAGGCCCAGGCGCGCTCGGCGGCGGCCACGGTGCGCAAGTCGCTGCCCCTGGAGCGGCTCAAGGAGAAGCTCTACACCTCCCATCTCCATCCCCGGTGGGAGAAGATCGCGGAGAAGTGCCTCGCGTGCGGCAATTGCACCCAGGTCTGCCCCACCTGCTTCTGCACCACCGTGGACGACGTCACCGATCTGGCCGCCGCCACCACGGAGCGCCGCCGGCGCTGGGATTCGTGCTTCAGCCTCGAGTATTCCTACATCCACGGCGGCAGCATCCGCCAGTCGGTGGGCGCCCGCTACCGCCAGTGGCTGACCCACAAGCTCGCTTCGTGGCAGGACCAGTACGGGTCTCCCGGCTGCTCGGGCTGCGGGCGGTGCATCACCTGGTGCCCGGTGGGCATCGACATCACCGAGGAAGCGCGCGCCGTCACCGGCGGCACCCCGAAGGGCTCCGCTTCCCCGGCGGGAGGTAGACGATGA
- a CDS encoding amino acid permease: MFDLKKILLGRPRDIWDPNTAHRISLVAFLAWVGLGADGLSSSAYGPEQAFLALGSHRYLAVYLAAVMAVTVFIISYSYSRIIEAFPMGGGGYVVATKQLGDWAGVVSGAALLVDYVLTITTSLASGVDALWSMLPASTLGMRLPVEIMVRALLVLINLRGVRESVQTLAPIFFVFIAAHALMIVGGLVEGFRHVPELKHAVVTGRQADLGTMGGFALLILFFRAYSMGAGTYTGIEAVSNGLPMMREPRVLTAKKTMAYLAVSLAVTAGGIMLCYLLLGVEPVLGKTMNAALAEKFVAGLGILSPALGQTFVFLVLVSEALLLFVACESGFLAGPRIMANMAVDSWFPHRFSALSERLTMQNGVLLMGAAALAVLLYTHGSVAMLVVMYSINVFVTFSLSQLGMIHYWLEARKRREHWKRHVPIHLVGFALCAGILVITVVEKFREGGWVTLATTGTLVLVCALVRRHYRQVRRSTTELDEILKSIPLNPVTAPPPLRRDGATAVLLVSGYNGLGIHSLLSLMRLFPKHFANVVFVEVGVLDSANFKGIEETEKLKEKTQADLAHYVELAHRLGLAADVRMALGTEVVEEAEAMCREVIREYPQAIIFASKLIFQRENLLQRLLHNETAYAIQRRLQFLGVQTVVLPVRVTL, translated from the coding sequence ATGTTCGACCTGAAAAAGATCCTCCTCGGTCGCCCGCGGGACATCTGGGACCCGAACACGGCGCACCGGATCTCCCTGGTGGCCTTCCTCGCGTGGGTGGGGCTGGGGGCCGACGGGCTGAGTTCGTCCGCCTACGGTCCGGAGCAGGCGTTCCTCGCGCTGGGCTCCCACCGCTACCTCGCGGTCTATCTCGCGGCCGTGATGGCGGTGACGGTCTTCATCATCTCCTACTCCTACTCGCGCATCATCGAGGCCTTCCCCATGGGTGGCGGTGGCTACGTGGTGGCCACCAAGCAGCTGGGGGACTGGGCCGGCGTGGTCTCGGGCGCGGCGCTGCTGGTGGACTACGTGCTCACCATCACCACCTCGCTGGCCAGCGGCGTGGACGCGCTGTGGAGCATGCTCCCGGCGAGCACCCTGGGAATGCGGCTGCCGGTGGAGATCATGGTGCGCGCGCTGCTGGTGCTGATCAACCTGCGGGGTGTTCGCGAGTCGGTGCAGACGCTGGCGCCCATCTTCTTCGTGTTCATCGCCGCGCACGCGCTGATGATCGTGGGGGGGCTGGTGGAGGGCTTCCGCCACGTGCCCGAGCTGAAGCACGCGGTGGTGACGGGGCGGCAGGCCGACCTGGGCACCATGGGCGGGTTCGCGCTGCTGATCCTCTTCTTCCGCGCCTACTCCATGGGTGCCGGCACCTACACCGGCATCGAGGCGGTCTCGAACGGCCTGCCGATGATGCGCGAGCCGCGGGTGCTCACGGCCAAGAAGACCATGGCCTACCTCGCGGTCTCCCTGGCCGTGACCGCCGGCGGCATCATGCTGTGCTACCTGCTGCTGGGCGTGGAGCCGGTCCTGGGCAAGACCATGAACGCCGCGCTGGCGGAGAAGTTCGTGGCCGGGCTGGGCATCCTCTCCCCGGCGCTGGGGCAGACCTTCGTGTTCCTGGTGCTGGTGTCCGAGGCGCTGCTGCTGTTCGTGGCCTGCGAGAGCGGCTTCCTGGCGGGTCCGCGGATCATGGCCAACATGGCCGTGGACTCGTGGTTTCCGCACCGCTTCTCGGCGCTGTCCGAGCGGCTGACCATGCAGAACGGCGTGCTCCTGATGGGGGCCGCCGCGCTGGCGGTGCTGCTCTACACGCACGGCAGCGTGGCCATGCTGGTGGTGATGTACTCCATCAACGTGTTCGTCACCTTCTCGCTGTCGCAGCTGGGCATGATCCACTACTGGCTGGAGGCCCGGAAGCGACGCGAGCACTGGAAGCGGCACGTGCCCATCCACCTGGTCGGCTTCGCCCTGTGCGCGGGCATCCTGGTGATCACGGTGGTGGAGAAGTTCCGCGAGGGCGGCTGGGTCACGCTGGCCACCACCGGCACGCTGGTCCTGGTGTGCGCGCTGGTGCGCCGTCACTACCGGCAGGTCCGCCGGAGCACCACGGAACTGGACGAGATCCTCAAGAGCATCCCGCTCAACCCGGTGACCGCGCCCCCGCCGCTGCGCCGCGACGGCGCCACCGCGGTGCTGCTGGTCTCCGGCTACAACGGGCTCGGGATCCACTCGCTGCTGAGCCTGATGCGGCTGTTCCCCAAGCACTTCGCGAACGTGGTGTTCGTGGAGGTGGGCGTGCTCGACTCGGCCAACTTCAAGGGCATCGAGGAGACCGAGAAGCTGAAGGAGAAGACCCAGGCGGACCTCGCGCACTACGTGGAGCTGGCCCACCGGCTGGGGCTGGCCGCAGACGTGCGCATGGCCCTCGGCACCGAGGTGGTGGAGGAGGCCGAGGCGATGTGCCGCGAGGTGATCCGCGAGTACCCCCAGGCGATCATCTTCGCCAGCAAGCTCATCTTTCAGCGCGAGAACCTGCTGCAGCGGCTGCTCCACAACGAGACGGCCTACGCCATCCAGCGCCGGCTGCAGTTCCTGGGAGTGCAGACGGTGGTGCTCCCGGTGCGGGTGACCCTGTAG
- a CDS encoding DUF4388 domain-containing protein → MPLKGNLDTFRLEEILQLIASQGKTGVLRLGSGDRRAMLVFEEGRIVSTHEPGSREASTLEASLLRMRRLKPDDLGRVAEMRSADGSDPLEIILGAGLIPPEDLAGFLEDHVQDLLLRALSWRSGSYEFVTRALKPAPGGFRLAFRTEGVLMEAMRRQDEMTRFRRVLLTPAVLLSRRDSSLAHEPDPRRRRVLESLVTPRILGDLEETLPLWLFELYEAIHELWEAGFVEIHGAQEWKARERMRRRLARSSVEQVAFGAGLVAAMAVAVIGLRLLVAGASGWFGPAGSGPASAWEEARRAQYLDDVRLVAEVHKLHHGTYPARVVQVPGWTVRPEGAPNPSDPVALAAILMAD, encoded by the coding sequence ATGCCGCTGAAAGGCAACCTGGACACCTTCCGCCTGGAGGAGATCCTCCAGCTCATCGCCAGCCAGGGCAAGACCGGCGTGCTGCGCCTGGGCTCCGGCGACCGCCGCGCCATGCTGGTGTTCGAGGAGGGGCGGATCGTCTCCACGCACGAGCCCGGCTCGCGCGAAGCGTCCACCCTGGAGGCCAGCCTGCTGCGCATGCGCCGCCTCAAGCCCGACGACCTGGGGCGGGTGGCGGAGATGCGCAGCGCGGACGGCTCGGACCCGCTGGAGATCATCCTCGGCGCGGGCCTGATCCCGCCCGAGGACCTGGCCGGCTTCCTCGAAGACCACGTGCAGGACCTGCTGCTGCGCGCGCTCTCGTGGCGCAGCGGCAGCTACGAGTTCGTCACCCGCGCGCTCAAGCCCGCCCCCGGCGGATTCCGGCTGGCCTTCCGCACCGAGGGCGTGCTCATGGAGGCCATGCGCCGCCAGGACGAGATGACCCGCTTCCGCCGCGTGCTGCTCACCCCGGCGGTGCTCCTGAGCCGCCGCGACAGCTCGCTGGCCCACGAGCCCGACCCCCGCAGGCGCCGGGTGCTGGAGTCCCTGGTCACCCCGCGCATCCTGGGGGACCTGGAGGAAACGCTCCCGCTGTGGCTGTTCGAACTCTACGAGGCCATCCACGAGCTGTGGGAGGCGGGCTTCGTGGAGATCCACGGCGCGCAGGAGTGGAAGGCCCGGGAGCGCATGCGCCGCCGCCTCGCGCGCAGCTCGGTGGAGCAGGTGGCCTTCGGGGCCGGCCTGGTGGCGGCGATGGCCGTGGCGGTGATCGGCCTGCGCCTGCTGGTGGCGGGCGCGTCGGGCTGGTTCGGACCGGCGGGCTCGGGCCCGGCCTCCGCGTGGGAGGAGGCGCGGCGGGCCCAGTACCTCGACGACGTGCGCCTGGTCGCCGAGGTCCACAAGCTCCATCACGGAACCTATCCGGCGCGCGTGGTCCAGGTGCCCGGGTGGACGGTGCGCCCCGAGGGGGCGCCGAATCCGTCGGATCCCGTGGCGCTGGCGGCGATCCTCATGGCGGACTGA
- a CDS encoding leucyl aminopeptidase: MRLAVRSAGTAAPRVPALFVGIAEGDTLETLKLPAALRRPVRAALAARDINGRRNKVAVLYAEGTRLFLAGLGPRKGVIPDALREAAAVAARQAQGLKVKDMAVWLPSLSRFGASAAVTAVADGLNQGGYAYNAWRTRADERTTRLESIAFLAARPELAEAKAALAGLQPLLDGMNAARDLANRPGNDLVPRSFAEAAQAMARPLGLRCRIHGPRDLERLGAGGLLGVSRGSAEEPRLIELEYTPRGRTRGTLVFVGKGITFDSGGISLKPADNMERMKFDMCGAAAVFGAMQALAQLKPAVRVVGLVAAAENLPGGRALKPGDIITAMNGTTIEIINTDAEGRLVLADALSYAARFKPDAVVDLATLTGACIIALGAVTAGLFAGDEKLHDRLAESARRWGEKMWRLPLSPEYEEMMKSDVSDLKNTAGTREGGACTAAAFLRRFTSYPWAHLDIAGVGHLDRDRAGLARGGTGYGVKTLVDMAMRWE, from the coding sequence ATGCGCCTGGCAGTTCGTTCCGCGGGCACGGCCGCGCCGCGCGTGCCCGCGTTGTTCGTGGGAATCGCCGAAGGAGACACCCTCGAGACCCTGAAGCTGCCGGCCGCCCTGCGGCGGCCGGTGCGCGCCGCGCTGGCGGCCCGGGACATCAACGGCCGGCGCAACAAGGTGGCGGTGCTCTACGCCGAGGGCACGCGGCTGTTCCTGGCCGGGCTGGGCCCGCGCAAGGGCGTGATCCCGGACGCGCTGCGCGAAGCGGCGGCGGTGGCTGCCCGGCAGGCGCAGGGGCTGAAGGTGAAGGACATGGCGGTGTGGCTGCCTTCGCTGTCCCGGTTCGGCGCCTCCGCGGCGGTGACCGCGGTGGCCGACGGGCTCAACCAGGGCGGATACGCCTACAACGCGTGGCGCACGCGCGCCGACGAGCGCACCACCCGGCTGGAGTCCATCGCGTTCCTGGCGGCCCGGCCCGAGCTGGCCGAGGCCAAGGCGGCGCTCGCGGGGCTGCAGCCGCTGCTCGACGGCATGAACGCCGCACGCGACCTGGCCAACCGCCCCGGCAACGACCTCGTTCCCCGCTCCTTCGCCGAGGCCGCCCAGGCGATGGCCCGCCCGCTGGGGCTGCGCTGCCGGATCCACGGCCCGCGCGACCTCGAGCGCCTGGGGGCCGGCGGACTGCTGGGGGTGTCCCGCGGAAGCGCCGAGGAGCCCCGCCTGATCGAGCTGGAGTACACCCCGCGCGGCCGCACCCGCGGCACGCTGGTGTTCGTGGGCAAGGGCATCACCTTCGACAGCGGCGGCATCTCGCTCAAGCCCGCCGACAACATGGAGCGCATGAAGTTCGACATGTGCGGCGCGGCTGCCGTGTTCGGCGCCATGCAGGCCCTGGCGCAGCTCAAGCCCGCCGTGCGGGTGGTGGGGCTGGTGGCCGCGGCCGAGAACCTCCCGGGCGGGCGGGCGCTCAAGCCCGGCGACATCATCACCGCCATGAACGGCACCACCATCGAGATCATCAACACCGACGCCGAGGGCCGCCTGGTGCTCGCCGACGCGCTGTCCTACGCGGCGCGATTCAAGCCCGACGCGGTGGTGGACCTGGCCACCCTGACCGGCGCGTGCATCATCGCGCTCGGCGCCGTCACCGCGGGGCTGTTCGCGGGCGACGAGAAGCTGCACGACCGCCTGGCCGAGTCCGCGCGCCGCTGGGGCGAGAAGATGTGGCGGCTGCCGCTGTCGCCCGAGTATGAGGAGATGATGAAGAGCGACGTGTCCGACCTGAAGAACACGGCCGGCACGCGCGAGGGCGGGGCGTGCACCGCGGCGGCGTTCCTAAGGCGTTTCACCAGCTATCCTTGGGCGCACCTCGACATCGCCGGCGTGGGGCACCTGGACCGCGACCGCGCTGGCCTCGCGCGCGGCGGGACCGGGTACGGAGTCAAAACTCTGGTGGACATGGCCATGCGCTGGGAGTAG
- a CDS encoding BMC domain-containing protein → MDALGMVETKGFVGAVEAADAMVKTAPVELVGHRKIDAGLVTVVVRGDVAAVEAAVRAGAARAALFKQLIAAHVIPRPDDQVDRGLPVAMTRP, encoded by the coding sequence ATGGACGCGTTGGGCATGGTGGAGACGAAAGGCTTCGTGGGCGCGGTGGAGGCGGCCGACGCCATGGTGAAGACCGCGCCCGTGGAGCTGGTGGGCCACCGCAAGATCGACGCCGGGCTGGTGACGGTGGTGGTGCGCGGCGACGTGGCCGCGGTGGAAGCCGCGGTGCGCGCGGGCGCCGCCCGCGCCGCGCTGTTCAAGCAGTTGATCGCGGCGCACGTGATCCCGCGCCCCGACGACCAGGTGGACCGGGGCCTCCCGGTCGCCATGACCCGACCCTAG
- the asnS gene encoding asparagine--tRNA ligase has protein sequence MTVTTISELHRHEGQEVRLRGWLYNSRSSGKLAFLLVRDGSGTVQAVASLKALGEAQFEEAQKLTQESSLEIWGLAKADPRAPGGYELQVTGLKVVQVAHEYPITPKEHGIEFLLDHRHLWLRSSRQHAILRVRAEVIRAAREWLDDHGFVNCDTPILTPAACEGTTTLFQVEYFEEFSYLTQSGQLYNEATAAAFGKVYAFGPTFRAEKSKTRRHLTEFWMLEPEMAYADLDEVMRVEEEMLSHVVARCLERRGEELKRLERDTSKLEKVKAPFPRLHYADAVKRLNEKGVSFEWGGDFGAPDEATLTEDYETPFFVHHFPTQVKAFYMEPEPGDPRHCRSVDCLAPEGYGEIIGGGQRIADLELLRQRIREHGLPEEAFGWYLDLRRYGSVPHGGFGIGVERTTAWICGIEHVRECIPFPRTIYRTRP, from the coding sequence ATGACAGTCACCACCATTTCCGAGCTCCACCGCCACGAGGGCCAGGAGGTGCGCCTCCGGGGATGGCTCTACAACAGCCGCTCCAGCGGCAAGTTGGCATTCCTGCTGGTGCGCGACGGCAGCGGGACGGTGCAGGCGGTGGCCTCCCTGAAGGCGCTCGGCGAGGCGCAATTCGAGGAAGCCCAGAAGCTTACGCAGGAGTCCTCACTTGAAATCTGGGGCCTGGCCAAGGCGGATCCCCGGGCGCCGGGCGGGTACGAGCTGCAGGTCACCGGGCTCAAGGTGGTGCAGGTAGCCCACGAGTATCCCATCACCCCCAAGGAGCACGGGATCGAGTTCCTGCTCGACCACCGGCACCTGTGGCTGCGCTCGTCCCGACAGCACGCGATCCTGAGGGTGCGCGCGGAAGTGATCCGGGCGGCGCGCGAGTGGCTGGACGATCACGGCTTCGTGAACTGCGACACTCCCATCCTGACCCCCGCCGCCTGCGAGGGGACCACCACGCTCTTCCAGGTGGAGTACTTCGAGGAGTTCTCGTATCTCACCCAGAGCGGACAGCTCTACAACGAGGCCACCGCGGCCGCCTTCGGCAAGGTGTATGCGTTCGGCCCCACGTTCCGCGCCGAGAAGAGCAAGACGCGGCGGCACCTCACCGAGTTCTGGATGCTCGAGCCGGAGATGGCCTACGCGGACCTCGACGAGGTGATGCGGGTGGAGGAGGAGATGCTGAGCCACGTCGTGGCGCGCTGCCTGGAACGGCGCGGCGAGGAGCTCAAGCGGCTGGAGCGCGACACTTCGAAGCTGGAGAAGGTGAAGGCCCCGTTCCCGCGATTGCACTACGCCGACGCGGTGAAGCGCCTCAACGAGAAGGGCGTGAGCTTCGAGTGGGGTGGCGACTTCGGGGCGCCGGACGAGGCGACGCTCACGGAGGACTACGAGACGCCCTTCTTCGTGCACCACTTCCCGACCCAGGTGAAGGCGTTCTACATGGAGCCCGAGCCGGGCGACCCGCGACACTGCCGCTCGGTGGACTGCCTGGCGCCCGAGGGCTACGGCGAGATCATCGGGGGAGGACAGCGCATCGCCGACCTGGAACTGCTGCGGCAGCGGATCCGCGAGCACGGCCTGCCGGAGGAGGCGTTCGGGTGGTACCTCGACCTGCGCCGCTACGGCAGCGTGCCCCACGGTGGGTTCGGGATCGGGGTGGAGCGCACCACCGCGTGGATCTGCGGGATCGAGCACGTGCGCGAGTGCATTCCGTTCCCCCGGACGATCTACCGGACCCGGCCGTAG